From a single Bremerella cremea genomic region:
- a CDS encoding dihydroorotase — MPRTLILNGRVIDPSQGIDRITNLLIDEGRIGAIDVDANTSAARVIDASGKLVVPGLIDLNVQIREPGFEEDETIESAAFAALAGGFTSIAAISETNPPVDSAAAVTYLGRQATDADHCNVYPVACVSSGRQGEEMAEIGILNNAGAIAFSDGQRPVSNPELLRRALEYTLMFNRPVLNRPEMVELSRDGVMHDGKVSTVLGLAPMPTEAEDVMAARDIRICEATGGKLHLLGISCSGTVEILRRAKMRSVGVTASICAYQFAETDEAMRDFHTSFKLNPPLRSADHIKACIAGLKDGTIDVIASGHAPRSSEKKMCAITEAPFGMVGLETALGLVSTHLVAAGHLDWSTVIKAMSFNAAQVLGLAKGTLQVGADADITIIDPQHRWTVDTTDYRSKSFNCPFHGVELIGRAVETIVGGVSKFRYDAA, encoded by the coding sequence AACGGTCGCGTGATTGACCCCAGCCAGGGGATCGATCGGATTACGAACCTGCTGATCGACGAGGGACGTATCGGAGCGATCGACGTCGACGCAAACACCTCCGCTGCCCGAGTGATCGATGCATCCGGAAAGCTGGTTGTTCCTGGGCTGATTGACCTGAATGTCCAGATTCGAGAGCCAGGCTTCGAGGAAGACGAAACCATCGAATCGGCCGCCTTTGCTGCACTTGCAGGCGGCTTTACTTCGATTGCCGCTATCTCGGAAACGAATCCCCCTGTCGATAGCGCCGCCGCCGTGACCTACCTTGGTCGCCAAGCAACCGATGCCGATCACTGCAACGTCTACCCGGTTGCGTGCGTCAGCAGCGGACGGCAAGGGGAAGAGATGGCCGAGATTGGCATCTTGAATAACGCCGGCGCGATAGCCTTTAGCGATGGCCAGCGTCCCGTTTCGAACCCGGAACTACTTCGGCGAGCCTTAGAATACACGCTGATGTTCAATCGCCCGGTGCTCAACCGGCCTGAAATGGTCGAACTTTCGCGAGACGGCGTGATGCACGACGGCAAGGTTTCTACCGTGCTGGGCTTGGCGCCGATGCCCACCGAGGCCGAAGACGTCATGGCCGCACGCGATATTCGCATTTGCGAAGCAACCGGAGGCAAACTGCATCTGCTCGGCATCTCGTGCAGCGGCACCGTCGAGATACTTCGTCGTGCTAAAATGCGCAGCGTAGGCGTCACGGCCAGTATTTGTGCCTACCAGTTCGCCGAAACCGACGAAGCAATGCGCGACTTCCATACCAGCTTTAAGCTGAATCCTCCTTTGCGTTCCGCCGATCATATCAAGGCCTGCATCGCCGGCCTCAAAGATGGCACGATCGACGTGATCGCCAGCGGGCACGCTCCCCGGTCTTCCGAAAAGAAGATGTGTGCGATCACCGAGGCGCCGTTCGGCATGGTCGGCCTGGAAACGGCACTCGGCTTGGTGAGCACTCATCTGGTCGCCGCTGGACATCTCGACTGGTCGACCGTCATTAAAGCGATGTCGTTCAACGCCGCCCAGGTCTTGGGGCTCGCGAAGGGCACACTTCAAGTTGGGGCCGATGCCGACATCACCATTATCGACCCGCAACATCGCTGGACCGTCGACACGACCGATTACCGCTCGAAGAGCTTCAACTGCCCCTTCCACGGAGTGGAACTGATCGGCCGCGCGGTTGAAACGATTGTAGGCGGTGTCAGCAAGTTTCGGTACGATGCAGCGTAG
- a CDS encoding NYN domain-containing protein, whose amino-acid sequence MSLIIDGYNLLFAAGMVGSVDGEGSFEGERRALLDALLKVIDPKELSQTTVVFDSANAPPGLPRTVNHHQITVRFASGYADADEMIEELIRDHHAPKRLTVVSSDHRVQRAARRRKATAIDSDSWFRLMRQTRKRIQEQEAKKPPPPKQPSASVPNAQVNEWIKFFGEIDLADLMPPETADPQTRQPKAASPSRPAATHEAPAKPSEKRKPAEAGEGKEAASNVFSADYLKKIANEFFGPGEQ is encoded by the coding sequence ATGTCGCTCATCATCGACGGATACAATCTGCTTTTTGCTGCCGGCATGGTCGGCTCGGTCGATGGAGAGGGTTCGTTTGAAGGGGAACGTCGAGCTCTTCTCGATGCTTTGCTCAAGGTCATCGACCCAAAGGAACTGTCCCAAACGACGGTCGTTTTCGATTCGGCCAACGCTCCGCCTGGCCTCCCTCGAACAGTTAATCACCACCAGATTACTGTCCGTTTCGCTTCCGGCTATGCTGACGCCGACGAGATGATCGAAGAACTGATTCGCGATCATCATGCCCCCAAACGCCTAACCGTTGTTTCCAGCGATCACCGCGTGCAGCGGGCTGCCCGTCGCCGCAAAGCGACCGCGATCGATAGCGATAGCTGGTTTCGGCTGATGCGGCAAACAAGAAAGCGGATTCAAGAGCAAGAGGCGAAGAAGCCCCCGCCCCCTAAACAGCCATCCGCTTCGGTTCCCAACGCCCAAGTCAACGAATGGATTAAGTTCTTTGGCGAAATCGATCTGGCAGATCTCATGCCACCAGAGACGGCGGACCCGCAAACGCGGCAACCTAAAGCCGCCTCTCCCTCACGACCTGCGGCAACCCATGAAGCCCCCGCGAAGCCAAGCGAGAAACGCAAACCCGCCGAGGCAGGGGAGGGCAAAGAAGCAGCGTCTAACGTATTCTCGGCCGACTATTTAAAGAAGATCGCCAACGAATTCTTCGGCCCAGGCGAACAGTAG
- the purD gene encoding phosphoribosylamine--glycine ligase, which yields MNVLVLGSGGREHALAWKLSQSSRVRNVFVAPGNAGTQIDAENIAIDETDFAALADFAKRNDVGLTVVGPEAPLVAGAVDYFRERGLKIFGPNRVAAQLEGSKAFCKQTLRSADVPTADYRVFREPDAAARYIKDRFPHEGEDVPVVIKADGLAAGKGVTVCNTAEEALEAIDQIGRLRVFGDAGAQIIIEERLDGEEASVLAITDGKTILTLPPAQDHKPAYDDDQGPNTGGMGAYSPTPLVTPQVMAMVEEKVLVPTVHGMKRARNPFQGVLYAGLMMTNQGPKVLEYNVRFGDPECQPILMRLKSDLADILEACAEGRLDSIDPPEWDTRPAVCVVMASEGYPGSYEKGKTIRGLDEAAKLEDVKVFHAGTKFNGDQIVTNGGRVLGVTAIGETISAAKLKAYTAVKCIRWDGAWCRKDISDKALRHP from the coding sequence ATGAACGTATTGGTCTTAGGTTCGGGCGGACGCGAACACGCGTTAGCTTGGAAGTTGTCACAAAGCTCGCGCGTGCGGAATGTATTCGTGGCGCCAGGCAATGCTGGGACGCAGATCGATGCCGAGAACATCGCGATTGACGAAACCGATTTTGCGGCCTTGGCGGATTTCGCGAAGCGGAACGACGTCGGGCTAACCGTGGTTGGACCAGAAGCCCCCCTGGTGGCAGGCGCCGTCGATTATTTTCGCGAACGTGGCCTGAAGATCTTCGGCCCCAATAGGGTTGCCGCCCAGTTGGAAGGCAGCAAGGCGTTTTGTAAGCAAACCTTACGCAGTGCCGACGTCCCTACGGCCGACTATCGCGTTTTTCGTGAACCAGATGCGGCTGCTCGTTACATTAAAGATCGCTTCCCTCACGAAGGAGAGGATGTGCCGGTCGTGATCAAGGCCGATGGCCTGGCCGCTGGCAAAGGGGTGACTGTCTGTAACACGGCAGAGGAAGCCTTAGAAGCGATCGATCAGATCGGGCGTTTGCGTGTGTTTGGAGATGCGGGCGCCCAGATCATCATCGAGGAACGGCTCGATGGCGAAGAGGCAAGCGTCCTTGCAATTACCGACGGCAAGACGATTCTTACCTTGCCTCCGGCCCAAGACCATAAGCCAGCTTACGACGACGACCAAGGGCCCAATACGGGCGGCATGGGGGCTTACTCCCCTACCCCGCTGGTAACGCCTCAAGTCATGGCGATGGTCGAAGAGAAGGTCTTGGTTCCGACCGTGCATGGGATGAAGCGAGCCCGAAATCCGTTTCAGGGCGTTCTTTATGCCGGTTTGATGATGACCAACCAAGGCCCCAAGGTTCTTGAGTACAACGTCCGTTTTGGGGATCCTGAATGTCAGCCGATTTTGATGCGGTTGAAATCTGATTTGGCAGACATTTTAGAAGCGTGTGCTGAGGGTCGTCTCGATTCGATCGACCCGCCCGAGTGGGATACGCGTCCGGCGGTTTGCGTGGTGATGGCTTCCGAAGGTTATCCTGGCAGCTACGAAAAAGGAAAAACAATCCGTGGTCTGGATGAAGCCGCGAAGCTGGAAGACGTCAAGGTCTTTCATGCGGGCACCAAATTCAACGGCGACCAGATTGTCACCAACGGAGGCCGCGTGCTTGGTGTTACCGCAATCGGCGAAACCATTTCTGCGGCGAAGCTAAAAGCATATACCGCCGTCAAATGTATTCGCTGGGATGGAGCCTGGTGCCGGAAGGATATCTCGGACAAAGCCCTGCGACACCCGTAA
- a CDS encoding cupredoxin domain-containing protein has product MKISQLGLMVVAVIGVCAQSAMAQNWGTVTGRFLIDGKAPTIPDDNITKDSEFCGAKLPNPSLKVGEDGGVQNVAMWLYLDRGDKAPTPHPSYAEAAKKPVLVDNKACLYEPHIVGVLVGQKVDFKNSDPIPHNFKVEGFANSGMNNLVPVGGVFQHEFTSEERYPMNASCSIHPWMAGKIIVRESPYMAVSAEDGTFTIENMPVGKHKLQVWHEIPGTIKEMNVGGKKVKDRKGLLEIEVKPGDNDLGDIKLDAKLLTPK; this is encoded by the coding sequence ATGAAAATATCGCAACTTGGATTGATGGTTGTCGCCGTGATTGGAGTTTGTGCACAAAGTGCCATGGCTCAAAATTGGGGAACCGTCACTGGTCGCTTTCTGATCGACGGCAAAGCTCCCACGATTCCTGATGACAACATCACCAAAGATTCTGAATTCTGCGGTGCCAAGCTCCCCAACCCTTCGTTGAAGGTCGGTGAAGATGGCGGCGTCCAGAACGTGGCCATGTGGCTGTACCTCGATCGTGGCGACAAAGCCCCTACTCCGCATCCTTCCTACGCCGAAGCCGCTAAGAAACCAGTTCTCGTAGACAACAAGGCTTGCCTGTACGAACCACACATCGTGGGGGTTCTAGTCGGTCAAAAGGTCGACTTCAAGAACTCGGACCCCATTCCTCATAACTTCAAAGTGGAAGGCTTCGCCAACTCGGGCATGAACAACTTGGTTCCTGTCGGTGGTGTTTTCCAGCATGAATTTACGTCGGAAGAACGCTACCCAATGAATGCCAGTTGCTCGATCCATCCTTGGATGGCCGGCAAGATCATCGTTCGCGAATCTCCTTACATGGCCGTCTCGGCTGAAGATGGGACATTCACCATCGAAAACATGCCGGTTGGCAAGCACAAGCTGCAAGTTTGGCACGAAATCCCCGGGACGATCAAAGAGATGAACGTCGGCGGTAAGAAGGTCAAAGATCGCAAAGGCCTGCTTGAAATCGAAGTTAAGCCAGGCGACAACGACCTGGGCGACATCAAGCTCGACGCCAAACTGCTGACCCCTAAATAA
- a CDS encoding cupredoxin domain-containing protein produces MRTAKFAVLLLGVLGFMSQNAFAQQWGTVKGRFVVNGEVKALAPLQVGQNQGFCGRQIPNPVLKVDKDGNLQDAALWLFLDRGAKAPQPHPMYEEKLKEKVVVENKNCLYEPQVALVCTGQEIELKNLDPIPHNFKIDGFNNPGINLLVPAGGVANHTFKQEEKSPMLASCSIHNWMNSRIVMRDSPYMAVSGPAGTFTIENLPVGKHQFQVWHPVSNYVKEMKIDGKTVKDRKGIIEIDVKQGDNDLGDIVIDSKLLK; encoded by the coding sequence ATGAGAACTGCGAAGTTCGCAGTCTTGCTGTTGGGCGTTCTGGGCTTCATGTCCCAGAACGCATTTGCCCAGCAGTGGGGCACGGTAAAAGGACGCTTCGTCGTTAACGGCGAAGTCAAAGCACTTGCTCCCTTACAAGTTGGTCAAAACCAAGGGTTCTGTGGCAGGCAAATTCCAAATCCCGTCTTAAAAGTCGATAAAGACGGAAACTTGCAAGATGCGGCACTTTGGCTTTTTCTGGATCGTGGCGCGAAGGCTCCTCAGCCTCACCCCATGTACGAAGAGAAGCTAAAAGAAAAAGTGGTTGTCGAAAATAAGAATTGCTTGTACGAGCCCCAAGTGGCTTTAGTTTGTACCGGCCAAGAGATCGAACTAAAAAACCTCGACCCGATTCCGCACAACTTCAAGATCGATGGTTTCAACAACCCAGGTATTAACCTCTTGGTGCCTGCCGGGGGCGTAGCGAACCACACGTTCAAGCAGGAAGAAAAGTCGCCGATGTTGGCCAGTTGTTCGATCCACAACTGGATGAACTCCCGCATCGTGATGCGTGATTCGCCTTACATGGCAGTTTCCGGCCCAGCTGGCACATTTACCATCGAAAACCTGCCGGTCGGCAAACACCAATTTCAGGTATGGCACCCGGTCAGCAACTATGTCAAAGAAATGAAGATCGACGGCAAGACGGTCAAAGACCGCAAAGGAATCATCGAAATCGACGTCAAGCAAGGCGACAACGACCTCGGCGACATCGTGATCGATTCCAAATTGCTAAAATAA